In one window of Cupriavidus necator N-1 DNA:
- the mutM gene encoding bifunctional DNA-formamidopyrimidine glycosylase/DNA-(apurinic or apyrimidinic site) lyase — protein sequence MPELPEVEVTRRGLLPHVVGRRIAAVTVRHRGLRWPVDPELEMRLAQRVVRRIERRGKYLLLECVSEAAGESAGWLLVHLGMTGTLRVLPDAPPPGAHDHLDLLLAPAPGAALGTQPGTIVLRFRDPRRFGAILWSTLPEAELPSHPLLRTLGIEPFDPAFDGAWLHRHTRGRSAAIKTVLLAGGIVVGVGNIYASESLFRAGIRPTTPAGRLSRARCDRLAQAVRETLAQAIERGGSTLRDFVGSDGASGYFQLDCLVYDRAGQPCRVCATPVRQIVQGQRSTFYCPNCQH from the coding sequence ATGCCAGAATTGCCCGAGGTCGAAGTGACCCGGCGCGGCTTGCTGCCGCATGTGGTGGGGCGGCGCATCGCCGCGGTCACGGTGCGCCACCGCGGCCTGCGCTGGCCGGTCGATCCGGAACTGGAAATGCGGCTGGCCCAGCGCGTGGTGCGCCGGATCGAGCGCCGCGGCAAATACCTGCTGCTGGAATGCGTGAGCGAGGCGGCGGGCGAGTCGGCCGGCTGGCTGCTGGTCCACCTGGGCATGACCGGCACGCTGCGGGTGCTGCCCGATGCGCCGCCGCCTGGCGCGCACGACCACCTGGACCTGTTGCTGGCCCCCGCGCCCGGCGCCGCGCTGGGCACCCAACCGGGCACCATCGTGCTGCGCTTTCGCGATCCGCGTCGCTTCGGCGCCATCCTGTGGAGCACGCTGCCCGAGGCCGAACTGCCGTCGCATCCGCTGCTGCGCACGCTCGGCATCGAGCCCTTCGATCCTGCCTTCGACGGCGCCTGGCTGCACCGCCACACGCGCGGGCGCAGCGCCGCCATTAAGACCGTGCTGCTGGCCGGTGGCATCGTGGTGGGCGTCGGTAATATCTATGCGTCCGAGAGTCTGTTCCGCGCCGGCATCCGCCCGACCACCCCGGCCGGGCGCCTGAGCCGCGCGCGCTGCGACCGCCTGGCGCAGGCGGTGCGCGAGACCCTGGCGCAGGCGATCGAGCGCGGGGGCAGCACGCTGCGCGACTTTGTCGGCAGCGACGGCGCCAGCGGCTATTTCCAGCTTGATTGCCTGGTCTACGACCGCGCCGGCCAGCCGTGCCGCGTCTGCGCCACGCCGGTGCGCCAGATCGTGCAGGGCCAGCGTTCCACCTTCTACTGCCCGAACTGCCAGCACTGA
- the mutY gene encoding A/G-specific adenine glycosylase, giving the protein MPRKPAPRAVPAIPDDIRVPPDFGARVVDWQRQHGRHDLPWQNTRDPYRIWLSEIMLQQTQVSAVIDYFQRFVSQLPTVQALAAAPADQVMALWAGLGYYSRARNLHRCAMQVVSEHGGRFPTDPALLATLPGIGRSTAAAIAAFSAGVRSPILDGNVKRVFARCFGIHGHPGERVVETRMWQLAELALPAAGPRQAEDMIAYTQGLMDLGATVCSRGKPACLADAGACPLSADCVARRDGLTGVLPTPKPRAAIPERSTVMLLVRRQREVLLRLRPGSGIWGGLWSLPEMPVDSVPFDAEVAEAAALDYARAFGKPARAALTGELTHVFTHFRLLIRAIRVDVSADGASLMAQDSAAEAAQRWISLDDLDAVGTPAPVRRLLEDQARGGLF; this is encoded by the coding sequence ATGCCCCGCAAACCAGCCCCCCGTGCCGTTCCCGCCATCCCCGACGATATCCGCGTGCCGCCCGACTTCGGCGCCCGCGTGGTCGACTGGCAGCGCCAGCATGGCCGGCACGACCTGCCGTGGCAGAACACGCGCGACCCGTACCGCATCTGGCTGTCGGAGATCATGCTGCAGCAGACCCAGGTGAGCGCGGTGATCGACTACTTCCAGCGCTTTGTCTCGCAGCTGCCCACGGTGCAGGCACTGGCGGCGGCGCCTGCCGACCAGGTCATGGCGCTATGGGCGGGGCTGGGCTACTACTCGCGCGCGCGCAACCTGCACCGCTGCGCCATGCAGGTGGTGAGCGAGCACGGTGGCCGTTTCCCGACCGATCCCGCGCTGCTGGCCACGTTGCCCGGCATCGGCCGCTCCACCGCCGCGGCGATCGCCGCGTTCAGCGCCGGCGTGCGCTCGCCGATCCTGGACGGCAACGTCAAGCGCGTGTTCGCGCGCTGCTTCGGCATCCACGGCCATCCGGGCGAGCGCGTGGTGGAAACGCGCATGTGGCAGCTGGCCGAGCTGGCCTTGCCGGCGGCAGGCCCGCGCCAGGCCGAGGACATGATCGCCTATACGCAAGGGCTGATGGACCTGGGCGCCACGGTATGCTCGCGCGGCAAGCCGGCCTGCCTGGCCGATGCCGGCGCGTGCCCGCTGTCGGCCGACTGCGTGGCGCGCCGCGACGGTCTCACCGGCGTGCTGCCCACGCCCAAGCCGCGCGCGGCCATCCCCGAGCGCAGCACGGTGATGCTGCTGGTGCGGCGCCAGCGCGAAGTGCTGCTGCGCCTGCGCCCCGGCAGCGGCATCTGGGGCGGGCTGTGGAGCCTGCCTGAGATGCCGGTCGACAGCGTGCCCTTCGACGCGGAAGTCGCCGAGGCGGCGGCGCTCGACTATGCCAGAGCCTTCGGCAAGCCCGCGCGCGCCGCGCTGACCGGCGAGCTGACCCATGTGTTCACGCACTTCCGCCTGCTGATCCGTGCCATCCGGGTCGATGTGAGTGCGGACGGCGCAAGCCTGATGGCGCAGGACAGCGCCGCGGAAGCCGCGCAGCGCTGGATCTCGCTTGACGATCTCGATGCGGTGGGGACGCCCGCGCCGGTGCGCAGGCTGCTGGAGGACCAGGCGCGCGGCGGGCTGTTCTGA
- the ispE gene encoding 4-(cytidine 5'-diphospho)-2-C-methyl-D-erythritol kinase, translating to MHRSQPLPPPELRDCPAPAKLNLFLHVTGRRADGYHTLQTVFQLVDWCDTLHFRRRDDGLIARVTDVPGVPADTDLTVRAARALQAASGTAFGADIAIDKVLPMGGGIGGGSSDAATTLLALNHLWGLGLARAELMRIGLALGADVPVFVLGQNAFAQGIGEDLTPVELPDSWFVVIHPKQHVPTAEIFSDECLTRDTPLSIIAVFAARTNKFDFGRNDLEPIATAKFGEVARALAWLKQHNQHARMTGSGACVFARFPDAATAQQVLERLPPEWDGRCVRSLARHPLAALA from the coding sequence ATGCACCGCAGCCAGCCCCTGCCCCCGCCCGAACTGCGCGACTGCCCCGCGCCGGCCAAGCTCAACCTGTTCCTGCACGTGACCGGCCGCCGCGCCGACGGCTACCACACGCTGCAGACCGTGTTCCAGCTGGTCGACTGGTGCGACACGCTGCATTTCCGCAGGCGCGATGACGGCCTCATCGCACGTGTCACCGACGTGCCCGGCGTGCCGGCCGACACAGACCTGACAGTGCGCGCCGCGCGCGCCTTGCAGGCTGCCAGCGGCACGGCCTTCGGCGCCGATATCGCCATCGACAAGGTGCTGCCGATGGGCGGCGGCATCGGTGGCGGCTCGTCCGATGCCGCCACCACGCTGCTGGCGCTGAATCACCTGTGGGGACTGGGCCTTGCGCGTGCCGAACTGATGCGCATCGGCCTCGCGCTGGGCGCCGACGTGCCGGTGTTCGTGTTGGGCCAGAACGCCTTTGCACAGGGCATCGGCGAGGACCTGACGCCAGTCGAGCTGCCCGACAGCTGGTTCGTAGTCATCCACCCGAAACAGCATGTCCCCACCGCTGAAATTTTTTCGGACGAGTGCTTGACAAGGGATACGCCGCTCTCCATAATTGCGGTCTTCGCTGCTCGCACAAACAAATTCGATTTCGGTCGCAACGACCTGGAACCGATAGCAACAGCGAAGTTCGGCGAAGTCGCCCGAGCCCTAGCATGGCTGAAGCAACACAATCAGCATGCCAGGATGACCGGTTCCGGAGCCTGCGTGTTTGCGCGTTTTCCCGACGCAGCAACAGCACAGCAGGTTTTGGAAAGGTTGCCCCCTGAATGGGATGGCAGGTGTGTGCGCAGTCTGGCACGTCATCCGCTCGCAGCGCTCGCGTAG
- a CDS encoding LON peptidase substrate-binding domain-containing protein — protein sequence MSSTDLYRPTGSEVPPRTLDNLPLFPLHTVLFPGGRLPLRVFEARYVDMVRNCLRDNTPFGVCLIESGEEVARPDQPTVPELVGCLAEIVDCNMEQLGVLLIRARGRERFHIVSHDTRDDGLLVARAEVLPPDIIDCKLELLGECLDALRRIVTRLHAEHPDRLPFDEPYLWDDPSWVANRLCELLPVPLKAKQMLMALPDAGMRIEIVHRYMRQNHML from the coding sequence ATGTCCTCGACCGACCTCTACCGTCCCACGGGATCAGAAGTTCCGCCACGGACGCTCGACAACCTGCCGCTGTTCCCGTTGCACACCGTGCTGTTTCCCGGTGGACGGCTGCCATTGCGCGTGTTCGAGGCGCGCTATGTCGACATGGTGCGCAACTGCTTGCGCGACAACACACCCTTTGGCGTTTGCCTGATCGAAAGCGGCGAGGAAGTGGCCCGGCCGGACCAGCCTACCGTGCCCGAGCTGGTCGGCTGCCTGGCGGAAATCGTCGACTGCAACATGGAGCAGCTGGGCGTGCTGCTGATCCGCGCGCGCGGCCGCGAGCGCTTCCATATCGTCAGCCATGACACCCGCGACGACGGCCTGCTGGTCGCCCGCGCCGAGGTGCTGCCCCCCGACATCATCGACTGCAAGCTGGAGCTGCTGGGCGAATGCCTGGATGCGCTGCGGCGCATTGTCACGCGGCTGCACGCCGAGCACCCTGACCGGCTGCCGTTCGACGAGCCCTACCTGTGGGACGACCCGAGCTGGGTCGCCAACCGGCTGTGTGAGTTGCTGCCGGTGCCGCTCAAGGCCAAGCAGATGCTGATGGCGCTGCCCGATGCCGGCATGCGCATCGAGATCGTGCACCGCTACATGCGCCAGAACCACATGCTCTAG
- the hprK gene encoding HPr(Ser) kinase/phosphatase, with protein sequence MELTGVTSQSIFDDNAADIKLSWVAGLEGADRAFDVEFAREATSAADLVGHLNLIHPNRIQVLGKPEITYYQRLDDETRKRQMGELILLEPPFLVIADGMEPPPDLELRCTRSSTPLFTTPVSSAAVIDHLRLYLSRISAPRVTMHGVFLDILGMGVLIMGESGLGKSELGLELISRGHGLVADDAVDFVRLGPDFIEGRCPPLLQNLLEVRGLGLLDIKTIFGETAVRRKMKIKLVVQLVRRNDGEFERLPLDSQYLDVLGLPIHMVKIQVAAGRNLAVLVEAAVRNTILRLRGIDTLRDFMDRQRAAMQADAVSRGQGRLL encoded by the coding sequence ATGGAACTCACCGGCGTCACCTCCCAGTCCATCTTCGACGACAACGCAGCCGACATCAAACTCTCGTGGGTGGCCGGCCTGGAAGGCGCGGACCGCGCCTTCGACGTGGAGTTCGCCCGCGAAGCCACCTCCGCCGCCGACCTGGTGGGCCACCTGAACCTGATCCACCCCAACCGCATCCAGGTGCTCGGCAAGCCCGAAATCACTTATTACCAGCGGCTGGACGATGAGACCCGCAAGCGCCAGATGGGCGAGCTGATCCTGTTGGAGCCGCCCTTCCTGGTGATCGCCGACGGCATGGAGCCGCCGCCCGACCTGGAACTGCGCTGCACGCGCTCGTCCACGCCGCTGTTCACCACGCCGGTGTCGTCGGCCGCGGTGATCGACCACTTGCGCCTGTACCTGTCGCGCATCTCCGCGCCGCGCGTGACCATGCACGGGGTCTTCCTCGACATCCTGGGCATGGGCGTGCTGATCATGGGCGAATCGGGCCTGGGCAAGAGCGAACTGGGCCTGGAACTGATCTCGCGCGGCCACGGGCTGGTGGCCGACGATGCCGTGGACTTCGTGCGCCTGGGGCCGGATTTTATCGAAGGCCGCTGCCCGCCGCTGCTGCAGAACCTGCTTGAAGTGCGCGGCCTGGGCCTGCTCGACATCAAGACCATCTTCGGTGAGACCGCGGTGCGGCGGAAGATGAAGATCAAACTGGTGGTGCAGTTGGTGCGCCGCAACGACGGCGAGTTCGAGCGGCTGCCGCTCGATTCGCAATACCTGGACGTGCTGGGCCTGCCGATCCACATGGTCAAGATCCAGGTGGCGGCCGGGCGCAACCTGGCCGTGCTGGTCGAGGCCGCGGTGCGCAACACCATCCTGCGCCTGCGCGGCATCGATACGCTGCGCGACTTCATGGACCGGCAGCGCGCCGCGATGCAGGCCGATGCGGTTTCGCGCGGCCAGGGCCGCCTGCTCTGA
- a CDS encoding dynamin family protein: MTTLAHQFEQYGAWRTGVLQSLAEFQSWLQQHDLYDAQADDRVQRIQSVLRSDRLKVAFIAEFSRGKSELINAIFFADYGRRILPSSAGRTTMCPTELRYDEAEPPCIRLLPIETRLQEASTADFLEAGTSASHWHSVPLDPSSPEGMLAAFQHVVQTVRVPPAQAEALGLYHENDPDAAYAVDAEGMVEISRWRHAVINFPHPLLRQGLVILDTPGLNAIGTEPELTLRLIPDAHVVVFVLAADAGVTKSDLELWRSHVGAGHRRGCLAVLNKIDGLWDPLREPGEIAQEIARQVSTTGQVLGIEQSRVYPVSAQKGLVAKVTHDDELLARSGLPEFEHVLSDQLIPRRREIVSDQAHRLVQDMARAAQQLLQTRRRDIVEQLFELRGLRGKNHAMVKHMLMRVQGEKEEFEQSISKFQALRLVFGRHSADIIKSLQLRDVRLTMRSAREQMKERFFSRGLREDMDALFAQLTRLVTDADNKISQLHQLIESMYRRFNAEHGFTLPAPMQFTAERYVAELEETLRLVHAHFGTVSMLTRSRPQLVQSAFSTMASRVLENFRDLNRDIEVWLKSVMTPLEAQVREHQKQLRRRVDSIERIHEATDTLESRIAELEEVLNGLDERSGRIEGYAQRLLRPTAAADSASLAVA, encoded by the coding sequence ATGACAACGCTCGCCCATCAATTCGAACAATACGGCGCCTGGAGAACCGGGGTCCTCCAGTCACTGGCCGAATTCCAGTCCTGGCTGCAGCAGCACGACCTGTACGACGCCCAGGCCGATGACCGCGTGCAGCGCATCCAGAGCGTGCTGCGCAGCGACCGCCTCAAGGTCGCCTTTATTGCCGAGTTCTCGCGCGGCAAGAGCGAGCTGATCAACGCCATCTTCTTTGCCGACTACGGGCGCCGCATCCTGCCGTCGTCGGCGGGGCGCACCACGATGTGCCCGACCGAGCTGCGCTATGACGAGGCCGAGCCGCCGTGCATCCGGCTGCTGCCGATCGAGACACGCCTGCAGGAGGCCTCTACCGCTGACTTCCTGGAGGCCGGCACCTCGGCTTCGCACTGGCATTCGGTGCCGCTGGACCCGTCTTCGCCCGAGGGCATGCTGGCTGCGTTCCAGCACGTGGTGCAGACCGTGCGCGTGCCGCCCGCGCAGGCCGAGGCGCTGGGCCTGTACCACGAGAACGATCCCGATGCCGCCTACGCGGTCGATGCCGAGGGCATGGTCGAGATCTCGCGCTGGCGCCACGCCGTCATCAATTTCCCGCATCCGCTGCTGCGCCAGGGCCTGGTGATCCTGGACACGCCGGGCCTGAATGCGATCGGCACCGAGCCCGAGCTGACGCTGCGGCTGATCCCCGACGCCCATGTGGTGGTGTTCGTGCTGGCCGCCGATGCGGGTGTCACCAAGAGCGACCTGGAGCTGTGGCGCAGCCATGTCGGCGCCGGCCACCGGCGCGGCTGCCTGGCGGTGCTCAACAAGATCGACGGGCTGTGGGATCCGCTGCGCGAGCCGGGCGAGATCGCGCAGGAGATTGCGCGGCAGGTGTCCACCACCGGGCAGGTGCTGGGTATCGAGCAGTCGCGCGTCTATCCGGTATCGGCGCAGAAAGGCCTGGTGGCCAAGGTCACGCACGACGACGAGCTGCTGGCGCGCAGCGGCCTGCCCGAGTTCGAGCACGTGCTGTCCGACCAGCTGATCCCGCGCCGGCGCGAGATCGTTTCAGACCAGGCGCACCGCCTGGTGCAGGACATGGCGCGCGCCGCGCAGCAGCTGCTGCAGACCCGCCGCCGCGATATCGTCGAGCAGCTGTTCGAGCTGCGCGGCCTGCGCGGCAAGAACCACGCGATGGTCAAGCACATGCTGATGCGCGTGCAGGGCGAGAAGGAAGAGTTCGAGCAGAGCATCAGCAAGTTCCAGGCGCTGCGCCTGGTCTTCGGCCGCCACAGTGCCGACATCATCAAGAGCCTGCAGCTGCGCGACGTGCGCCTCACCATGCGCAGCGCGCGCGAGCAGATGAAAGAGCGCTTCTTCTCGCGCGGCCTGCGCGAAGACATGGACGCGCTGTTCGCGCAGCTGACCAGGCTGGTGACCGATGCCGACAACAAGATCAGCCAGCTGCACCAGCTGATCGAAAGCATGTACCGGCGCTTCAACGCCGAGCACGGCTTCACGCTGCCCGCGCCGATGCAGTTCACTGCCGAGCGCTACGTGGCCGAGCTTGAGGAAACGCTGCGCCTGGTGCATGCGCACTTCGGCACGGTCAGCATGCTGACGCGCTCGCGCCCGCAGCTGGTGCAGAGCGCCTTCAGCACCATGGCCAGCCGCGTGCTGGAGAACTTCCGCGACCTGAACCGCGATATCGAGGTCTGGCTCAAGTCGGTGATGACGCCGCTGGAGGCGCAGGTGCGCGAGCACCAGAAGCAGCTGCGCCGGCGCGTCGATTCGATCGAGCGCATCCACGAGGCCACCGACACGCTGGAAAGCCGCATTGCCGAGCTCGAGGAAGTGCTCAACGGCCTGGACGAGCGCAGCGGCCGTATCGAGGGCTACGCGCAGCGGCTGCTGCGGCCGACGGCCGCCGCCGACAGCGCGAGCCTTGCGGTGGCGTAG
- a CDS encoding tetratricopeptide repeat protein — MSDLMPDLMPDSTLQATAGGLPIAFPGAVPRTARTAGALARFFQAPRRHARALAASALLALAAGASHAAPPAGAMPLPSALQLAAAESERPAAASKPARSALPSLELTDDIVYMVLAAEISMQRGLVGPAYRTYMELARQTRDPRFAQRATEIAFNARIPQQALDSARLWKEISPTSPAANQVLSTLLVLNGRWDDARPLLQQQLAAVPATHRGEAILQLQQQLSRTSDPAGAATLLQDLTKNDTKLPETQLALARAREVAGDEPGALAALDQALRLRPDYEAAALMAAELRAEKQPDEAVAILKRFLDKSPDSVNGHITLARLYLLRNDMQSARQEFETLRKVAPGDPRVPLALGLTSLQAKNYGEAEQYLKEYLQLVEKQPTANPDIAYQYLAQIAEERKDYAGAIQWLDRIEDIRLAPAATAKRAQLLARMGKLDDAQALFGEMLTDAEDIPDPGQRTQRVTAIRQAEVATLMESKAYDRARKLLNDRVTAEPDNADWIYELAMLDERQKRYDSMEKGLRKVIALQPQQKQGYNALGYSLADRNERLPEALKLLERASELGPDDPYIMDSLAWVKFRMGDLRPAADLLRNAYSKAPEAEIGAHLGEVLWQLGEHDEARKTWTEAVRTDPENETLVDTLRRYKVNMQLSK; from the coding sequence ATGTCGGACCTCATGCCGGACCTGATGCCGGACTCCACGTTGCAAGCCACCGCGGGCGGCCTCCCGATCGCTTTTCCAGGCGCCGTTCCCCGCACAGCGCGCACGGCTGGCGCCCTGGCCCGGTTTTTCCAGGCGCCGCGCCGCCATGCGCGTGCGCTGGCCGCCTCGGCATTGCTGGCCCTGGCCGCCGGCGCCAGCCATGCCGCGCCGCCCGCGGGCGCCATGCCATTGCCATCGGCACTGCAGCTGGCCGCGGCCGAAAGCGAGCGCCCCGCCGCCGCCAGCAAGCCGGCACGCAGCGCGCTGCCGTCGCTGGAGCTGACCGACGACATCGTCTATATGGTGCTGGCCGCGGAGATTTCCATGCAGCGGGGCCTGGTCGGCCCGGCCTACCGGACCTACATGGAACTGGCCCGGCAGACCCGCGACCCGCGCTTCGCGCAGCGCGCCACCGAGATCGCCTTCAATGCGCGCATCCCGCAGCAGGCGCTGGACTCGGCGCGCCTGTGGAAGGAGATTTCGCCGACTTCACCCGCCGCAAATCAGGTGCTGTCGACGCTGCTGGTGCTCAACGGCCGCTGGGACGATGCCCGGCCCCTGCTGCAGCAACAGCTGGCGGCGGTGCCGGCCACCCATCGCGGCGAGGCCATCCTGCAGCTGCAGCAGCAGCTGTCGCGCACCAGCGATCCGGCCGGCGCGGCCACACTGCTGCAGGACCTGACCAAGAATGACACCAAGCTGCCTGAAACGCAGCTGGCCCTGGCGCGCGCCAGGGAAGTCGCCGGCGACGAGCCGGGCGCGCTCGCCGCGCTCGACCAGGCGCTGCGGCTGCGCCCGGACTATGAAGCGGCCGCGCTGATGGCGGCCGAGCTGCGCGCCGAGAAACAGCCCGACGAAGCCGTCGCGATCCTGAAGCGCTTCCTGGACAAGTCGCCCGATTCGGTCAACGGCCATATCACGCTGGCGCGGCTGTACCTGCTGCGCAATGACATGCAGTCGGCCCGGCAGGAGTTCGAGACGCTGCGCAAGGTAGCCCCGGGCGACCCGCGCGTGCCGCTGGCATTGGGCCTGACCAGCCTGCAGGCCAAGAACTATGGCGAGGCCGAGCAGTACCTGAAGGAATACTTGCAGCTGGTCGAGAAGCAGCCCACCGCCAACCCCGACATTGCCTACCAGTACCTGGCGCAGATCGCCGAGGAGCGCAAGGACTACGCCGGTGCCATCCAGTGGCTGGACCGCATCGAGGACATCCGGCTGGCGCCCGCGGCCACCGCCAAGCGCGCACAGTTGCTGGCGCGCATGGGCAAGCTCGACGACGCCCAGGCGCTCTTCGGCGAGATGCTCACCGACGCCGAGGACATCCCCGATCCCGGCCAGCGCACGCAGCGCGTGACCGCCATCCGCCAGGCCGAGGTGGCCACGCTGATGGAAAGCAAGGCCTATGACCGCGCCCGCAAGCTGCTCAACGACCGCGTCACGGCCGAGCCCGACAACGCCGACTGGATCTACGAGCTGGCCATGCTCGACGAGCGCCAGAAGCGCTACGACAGCATGGAAAAGGGCCTGCGCAAGGTGATCGCGCTGCAGCCGCAGCAGAAGCAGGGCTACAACGCCCTGGGCTACTCGCTGGCCGACCGCAACGAGCGCCTGCCCGAGGCGCTCAAGCTGCTGGAGCGCGCCTCCGAGCTGGGGCCGGATGATCCGTACATCATGGACAGCCTGGCCTGGGTCAAATTCCGCATGGGCGACCTGCGCCCGGCGGCCGACCTGCTGCGCAACGCCTATTCCAAGGCGCCCGAGGCCGAGATCGGCGCGCACCTGGGCGAGGTGCTGTGGCAGCTCGGCGAGCACGACGAAGCGCGCAAGACCTGGACCGAGGCCGTCCGGACCGATCCCGAGAACGAGACCCTGGTCGACACGCTGCGCCGCTACAAGGTCAACATGCAACTGTCCAAGTAA
- the lolB gene encoding lipoprotein insertase outer membrane protein LolB, with product MNRSRRLALLCLGAPLLLQACASVAPSRSFDGDQAAASQQYTGRFSANYVRYGRDEGVQGSFRWEEQGRNVRLDLVSPLGQTLAVVTATPSGATLDLPNQPPRNAPEVDTLMEEALGFALPVSGMRDWLHGRATKGAPARTTRDEQGRLATLAQNGWTVRYVAWQEAAAQVPRRIDLARDAGSNPLSVRLVIDPQTP from the coding sequence ATGAACCGATCCCGACGCCTGGCGCTCCTCTGCCTTGGCGCCCCGCTGCTGCTGCAGGCGTGTGCCAGCGTGGCACCGTCGCGCAGCTTTGATGGCGACCAGGCCGCCGCCAGCCAGCAATACACCGGCCGCTTCTCCGCCAACTACGTGCGCTACGGGCGCGACGAAGGCGTGCAGGGAAGCTTCCGCTGGGAAGAGCAGGGCCGCAACGTGCGACTGGACCTGGTGTCCCCGCTTGGCCAGACCCTGGCCGTGGTGACCGCCACGCCGTCCGGCGCCACGCTCGACCTGCCCAACCAGCCGCCGCGCAACGCGCCCGAGGTCGACACCCTGATGGAAGAAGCACTTGGCTTTGCGCTGCCGGTGTCCGGCATGCGCGACTGGCTGCACGGCCGCGCCACCAAGGGCGCGCCCGCGCGCACCACGCGCGACGAGCAGGGCCGGCTGGCAACGCTGGCGCAGAACGGCTGGACCGTGCGCTACGTCGCCTGGCAGGAAGCGGCCGCCCAGGTGCCGCGCCGCATCGACCTGGCGCGCGACGCCGGCAGCAATCCGCTGTCGGTGCGCCTCGTGATCGATCCCCAGACGCCGTGA
- a CDS encoding PsiF family protein, with translation MKKLIAMCALVTPMIAASAFAQTTATPATPATPAKPAATAPATPAMPATPATPATPDKPAANAQQDKMKACNTQAAGKKGDERKAFMKECLSKGASKTQQEKMASCSKSGKGKKGDEYKAYMKECLSKAA, from the coding sequence ATGAAGAAACTGATCGCGATGTGCGCGCTGGTCACCCCGATGATCGCCGCCAGCGCTTTTGCACAGACCACGGCCACGCCGGCAACCCCCGCCACGCCAGCCAAGCCAGCGGCCACCGCACCGGCAACGCCGGCCATGCCTGCCACGCCCGCCACCCCGGCTACCCCGGACAAGCCCGCAGCCAACGCCCAGCAGGACAAGATGAAGGCCTGCAATACGCAAGCCGCCGGCAAGAAGGGCGACGAACGCAAGGCGTTCATGAAGGAATGCCTGTCCAAGGGCGCGTCCAAGACCCAGCAGGAGAAAATGGCTTCCTGCAGCAAGTCGGGCAAGGGCAAGAAGGGCGACGAATACAAGGCCTACATGAAGGAATGCCTGTCCAAGGCAGCCTGA
- the rapZ gene encoding RNase adapter RapZ: MRIILITGISGSGKSVALNVLEDAGYYCVDNLPAQFIPELTRYLDSQGYTHLGVATDIRSRESLDQLPDTVRALAAEHQVEVVFLTASTDALVQRYSETRRRHPLSVRTDGMPGPGVEPAFNDTALMEAIEMERALLSPLAEAAHRIDTSNVRTNTLRSWIKELIRDDSQRLTLLFESFGFKHGVPSDADMVFDVRSLPNPYYDLALRPLTGRDTPVIDFLQAQPMVLAMAEDIRAYVEKWLPSFIADNRSYLTVAIGCTGGQHRSVYITERLANYFRAHGNVLVRHRELAPAG, translated from the coding sequence ATGCGCATCATCCTCATCACCGGCATATCCGGTTCCGGCAAGTCCGTCGCACTGAACGTGCTCGAAGACGCAGGCTACTACTGCGTGGACAACCTGCCGGCTCAGTTCATCCCGGAACTGACCCGCTACCTCGACAGCCAGGGCTATACGCACCTGGGCGTCGCCACTGACATCCGCAGCCGCGAGTCGCTCGACCAGCTGCCCGACACCGTGCGCGCGCTGGCCGCGGAGCACCAGGTCGAGGTGGTGTTCCTGACCGCCAGCACCGACGCACTGGTGCAGCGCTATTCCGAGACGCGCCGCCGCCACCCGCTGTCGGTGCGTACCGACGGCATGCCGGGCCCTGGCGTTGAACCGGCCTTCAACGACACCGCGCTGATGGAAGCGATCGAGATGGAGCGCGCGCTGCTGAGCCCGCTGGCCGAGGCCGCGCACCGCATCGACACCAGCAATGTGCGCACCAATACGCTGCGCAGCTGGATCAAGGAGCTGATCCGCGACGACAGCCAGCGGCTGACGCTGCTGTTCGAGTCGTTCGGCTTCAAGCATGGCGTGCCCAGCGATGCGGACATGGTGTTCGACGTGCGCTCGCTGCCCAACCCCTATTACGACCTGGCCTTGCGCCCGCTGACGGGGCGTGACACGCCGGTGATCGACTTCCTGCAGGCCCAGCCAATGGTGCTGGCAATGGCCGAGGATATCCGCGCCTATGTGGAAAAGTGGCTGCCAAGCTTCATTGCCGACAACCGCAGCTACCTGACCGTTGCGATCGGCTGCACCGGCGGGCAGCATCGCTCGGTCTATATTACGGAAAGGCTTGCCAACTACTTCCGGGCGCATGGTAATGTGCTGGTGAGACACCGAGAGCTCGCACCGGCGGGCTGA